In Lysobacter luteus, a single window of DNA contains:
- a CDS encoding DNA-deoxyinosine glycosylase, with amino-acid sequence MTHPDDESRDSSADVLQTGRAVVPEGPSQGPVVCSFPPIVGPGARVLILGSMPGVRSLQAGRYYAHPQNRFWPFMTTLLGMAPDLPYAARCRRVVEAGIAVWDVLASCERDGSLDSAIRDDTAKPNDFDGFLAERPGIHTLLFNGAKAEAGFRRFVMPAVPVADLTLRRLPSTSPANASQRTDAKLAAWRAALVEAGVIG; translated from the coding sequence ATGACGCACCCAGACGATGAAAGCCGCGATTCTAGCGCAGACGTCCTGCAAACGGGCCGGGCGGTCGTGCCTGAAGGGCCCTCGCAGGGGCCGGTGGTGTGCAGTTTTCCGCCGATCGTCGGACCCGGTGCGCGGGTCCTGATCCTGGGCAGCATGCCGGGCGTGCGTTCGTTACAGGCGGGCCGCTACTACGCGCACCCGCAGAACCGCTTCTGGCCTTTCATGACGACACTGCTGGGCATGGCACCGGACCTGCCCTATGCCGCGCGCTGCCGCCGCGTGGTCGAGGCCGGGATCGCGGTCTGGGACGTGCTGGCAAGCTGCGAGCGGGACGGCAGCCTGGATTCGGCCATCCGCGACGACACCGCGAAGCCGAACGATTTCGACGGCTTCCTCGCCGAGCGGCCCGGCATCCACACGCTGCTGTTCAACGGTGCAAAAGCCGAAGCGGGCTTTCGCAGGTTCGTGATGCCGGCAGTACCGGTGGCCGATCTCACGTTGCGGCGGCTGCCCTCCACCAGTCCGGCCAACGCGTCGCAGCGCACCGATGCCAAGCTCGCCGCCTGGCGCGCCGCGCTGGTCGAGGCCGGGGTGATCGGTTAA
- the secG gene encoding preprotein translocase subunit SecG: MLLFLNVIYVLVAIAMVALILMQRGAGAQAGSGFGGGASATVFGARGASSFLTKATKWLAIVFFAISLFMAWHATDRSQVGGQGTDLGVMSQVPVAPAAPQGDAAVPTAPAAQVAPAASAEVPAAPAADTASQTPESAPSDPAGE; the protein is encoded by the coding sequence ATGCTGTTGTTCCTCAACGTCATCTATGTGCTGGTCGCGATCGCCATGGTCGCGCTGATCCTGATGCAGCGCGGCGCGGGTGCGCAGGCTGGCTCGGGTTTCGGTGGCGGCGCCTCGGCGACCGTCTTCGGCGCGCGTGGCGCATCGAGCTTCCTGACCAAGGCCACCAAGTGGCTTGCCATCGTGTTCTTCGCCATCAGCCTGTTCATGGCCTGGCACGCGACCGATCGCAGCCAGGTCGGGGGGCAGGGGACCGATCTCGGCGTGATGTCGCAGGTGCCGGTGGCGCCGGCCGCTCCGCAGGGCGATGCCGCGGTTCCGACCGCACCGGCCGCGCAGGTCGCGCCGGCGGCGAGCGCGGAGGTCCCGGCCGCTCCTGCGGCTGATACCGCATCGCAAACGCCGGAATCGGCACCGTCCGATCCTGCTGGCGAGTAA
- the tpiA gene encoding triose-phosphate isomerase gives MARRRIVAGNWKLHGDRRFAGELLDAVAAVEAPGGVERIILPPMPYLGELVHAYGARGMAFGAQDVSANEKGAYTGEVSAAMLVDVGARYGLVGHSERRQYHGETSEMVAAKFIAAKAAGLTPIFCVGETLSQREDDQTWWRLEKQLAPLLAHGVEVFDGAIVAYEPVWAIGTGKTASPAQAQEVHAFIRSEIAAYDARIAGSLPILYGGSVKADNAAELFAQPDVDGGLVGGASLVAADFNAIAAAAAP, from the coding sequence ATGGCTCGTCGCAGGATCGTCGCGGGAAACTGGAAGTTGCACGGGGACCGTCGGTTCGCCGGTGAGCTGCTCGATGCTGTCGCGGCCGTGGAAGCGCCGGGCGGCGTGGAGCGCATCATCCTGCCGCCGATGCCGTACCTGGGTGAACTCGTCCACGCATACGGCGCGCGTGGGATGGCGTTCGGTGCGCAGGATGTCAGCGCCAACGAGAAGGGCGCGTACACCGGTGAGGTCTCCGCGGCGATGCTGGTCGACGTCGGCGCCCGCTACGGACTGGTCGGTCATTCCGAGCGCCGCCAGTACCACGGCGAGACCAGCGAGATGGTGGCCGCCAAGTTCATTGCGGCCAAGGCGGCCGGGCTGACGCCGATCTTCTGCGTCGGCGAGACCCTCAGCCAGCGCGAGGACGACCAGACCTGGTGGCGGCTGGAGAAGCAGCTCGCACCGCTGCTGGCGCACGGCGTCGAAGTTTTCGACGGCGCCATCGTCGCCTACGAGCCGGTCTGGGCGATCGGCACCGGCAAGACCGCCAGCCCCGCGCAGGCGCAGGAAGTCCACGCCTTCATCCGTAGCGAAATCGCTGCGTACGATGCTAGAATCGCTGGCTCGCTGCCGATCCTGTACGGCGGCAGCGTGAAGGCCGACAACGCCGCGGAGCTGTTCGCACAGCCCGATGTTGATGGCGGCCTGGTTGGCGGCGCCTCGCTGGTGGCCGCCGACTTCAACGCCATCGCAGCCGCGGCGGCGCCCTGA
- a CDS encoding NADH-quinone oxidoreductase subunit A → MLAEYLPTLLFLIVASVIGVALLVVGNTLGPKRPSLEKLSPYECGFEAFESARMQFDVRYYLIAIQFIIFDLEIIFIVPWATVFRDLGMVGLIEMGIFASMLLLGFIYVWKKGALEWE, encoded by the coding sequence GTGCTGGCCGAATACCTGCCGACCCTGCTGTTCCTGATCGTCGCCAGCGTCATCGGCGTCGCCCTGCTCGTGGTGGGCAACACCCTCGGGCCCAAGCGCCCCTCCCTGGAAAAGCTGTCGCCCTACGAATGCGGGTTCGAGGCGTTCGAGAGCGCGCGCATGCAGTTCGACGTGCGCTACTACCTCATCGCCATCCAGTTCATCATCTTCGACCTGGAAATCATCTTCATCGTGCCGTGGGCGACCGTGTTCCGTGATCTCGGGATGGTCGGCCTGATCGAGATGGGCATCTTCGCGAGCATGTTGCTGCTCGGATTCATCTACGTGTGGAAGAAGGGAGCGCTGGAATGGGAGTGA